In Candidatus Methylomirabilota bacterium, a single window of DNA contains:
- a CDS encoding transposase family protein, with amino-acid sequence MSVRAKREYVQVIYQRYRAARRPEKQRILDEFCQVTGYHRKHAIRVLRGRAPGAAPAPRHRPALYGPAVIEALRAIWAAAGYPWSVRLKALLPLWLPWARRRLRLRPAVEQHLLAISPRQMDRRLAPHRRQLTKRLYGRTKPGTLLKHHIPLRTDRWDVAVPGFTEIDLVAHCGPSGDGEFAHSLNLTDIHTTWVETAAVLGRSQAGVQAALDELRQALPFRLRGIDSDNGSEFINQHLWEYCQRQEIQFTRGRPYKKDDNAHIEQKNWTHVRKLLGYVRYDSPTAVAAIHDLYRHDLRLLQNLFLPSVKLLRKTRVGARVRRHYDAPQTPLERVRACPQADPRRVAELLALRARLDPFTLAQTIDRKLAAIFALATGRRPSPLPASPASPVAVPLKRPRVGRRFEIHRRPATGSRPSFTPVTSPVAR; translated from the coding sequence GTGAGTGTGCGCGCCAAGCGGGAGTACGTGCAGGTGATCTATCAGCGCTATCGGGCGGCGAGGCGGCCGGAGAAGCAACGGATCCTGGACGAGTTCTGCCAGGTCACCGGCTATCACCGCAAGCATGCCATCCGCGTGCTCCGCGGCCGGGCGCCGGGGGCGGCCCCGGCCCCGCGCCACCGCCCGGCGCTCTACGGACCTGCGGTGATCGAGGCGTTGCGGGCGATCTGGGCCGCGGCCGGCTACCCCTGGTCGGTGCGGCTCAAGGCCCTGCTGCCGCTGTGGCTGCCCTGGGCGCGGCGCCGGCTGCGGCTGCGGCCGGCGGTGGAGCAGCACCTGCTGGCCATCAGCCCGCGGCAGATGGATCGCCGGCTGGCCCCCCACCGCCGCCAGCTCACCAAGCGGCTCTATGGCCGCACGAAGCCCGGCACCCTCCTCAAGCACCATATCCCGCTGAGGACGGATCGCTGGGATGTCGCCGTGCCCGGCTTCACCGAAATCGACCTCGTCGCCCACTGTGGCCCCTCGGGTGACGGCGAGTTCGCGCATTCCCTCAATCTGACCGACATCCACACGACCTGGGTCGAGACCGCCGCCGTCCTCGGCCGGAGCCAGGCTGGCGTGCAGGCAGCGCTCGACGAGCTCCGCCAGGCGCTGCCCTTCCGGCTCCGCGGCATCGACTCGGACAACGGCTCAGAGTTCATCAACCAGCATCTCTGGGAGTACTGCCAGCGGCAGGAGATCCAGTTCACGCGGGGTCGCCCGTACAAGAAAGACGACAACGCCCACATCGAGCAGAAGAACTGGACCCACGTGCGCAAGCTCCTCGGCTACGTTCGCTACGATAGCCCGACCGCGGTTGCGGCCATCCACGACCTCTACCGACACGACCTGCGGCTCCTGCAGAACCTCTTCCTGCCCTCGGTCAAGCTGCTGCGCAAGACCCGCGTCGGCGCCCGGGTCCGCCGCCACTACGACGCCCCGCAGACCCCGCTCGAACGCGTGCGTGCCTGCCCCCAGGCCGACCCCCGCCGTGTGGCCGAACTGCTCGCGCTTCGGGCCCGCCTGGACCCCTTCACCCTGGCCCAGACGATCGACCGGAAACTCGCGGCGATCTTTGCGCTCGCCACCGGGCGCCGCCCCTCGCCGCTGCCTGCCAGCCCCGCGAGCCCGGTTGCCGTTCCCCTCAAGCGCCCCCGCGTGGGCCGGCGCTTCGAGATCCACCGGCGCCCGGCCACCGGCTCGCGCCCATCCTTCACCCCGGTCACATCCCCAGTGGCGCGATGA
- the fsa gene encoding fructose-6-phosphate aldolase, with the protein MKIFLDTANIGEIREGVALGVVDGVTTNPTLVAKEKRPFRPHVEEICSIVPGDVSLEVVATDVEGMVKEGEELAQIAPNVVVKCPLTKDGLKAVKRLSGQGIRVNQTLCFSAAQALLSAKAGAFYISPFLGRLDDIGHVGMDLVRDICEIYRTCGFTTQVLAASIRNPLHVIDAAKAGAHVATMPFAVLEQLVKHPLTDVGLKKFLDDWAKSGAKI; encoded by the coding sequence ATGAAAATTTTTCTCGACACGGCGAACATCGGCGAGATCCGGGAAGGCGTGGCGCTCGGCGTCGTTGATGGCGTCACCACCAATCCCACGCTGGTCGCCAAGGAGAAGCGGCCGTTCCGCCCGCACGTCGAGGAGATCTGCTCGATCGTCCCGGGCGACGTCAGCCTGGAAGTGGTGGCCACCGACGTCGAGGGCATGGTGAAGGAAGGCGAGGAGCTCGCCCAGATCGCGCCGAACGTCGTCGTGAAGTGTCCGCTGACCAAGGACGGGCTGAAGGCCGTCAAGCGCCTGAGCGGCCAGGGCATCCGGGTCAACCAGACGCTCTGCTTCTCGGCGGCCCAGGCCCTGCTCTCGGCCAAGGCCGGCGCCTTCTACATCAGCCCGTTCCTGGGCCGGCTCGACGACATCGGCCACGTCGGCATGGACCTGGTCCGCGATATCTGTGAGATCTACCGGACCTGTGGGTTCACCACCCAGGTCCTGGCCGCGTCCATCCGGAACCCGCTCCACGTCATCGACGCCGCCAAGGCCGGCGCCCACGTGGCCACGATGCCCTTTGCGGTCCTCGAGCAGCTCGTGAAGCACCCGCTCACCGACGTCGGCCTCAAGAAGTTCCTGGACGACTGGGCGAAGTCCGGCGCCAAGATCTAG
- a CDS encoding AMP-binding protein, translated as MARRDPQAAPTLTEMLERRVALSGDRPYFHLYGETVTYEQLWAQSARYAASLARAGVGKGETVCLVYPTCAEFFYTFVGALRLGAVPVPLYPTLGVESTAAILRDSDTVAVTTIGWFRKSVDASVTGAPGVRAVLEPAELESEPPLTRFPEADAEDVAFLQYTSGSTGQPRGVVLTHRNVVSTCHFMAEAAGLTPADRVVSWLPLYHDMGLIGCSFTPPLTATPLWLLPPDLRNPRQWLELITEVRATFTVSPDFGYRNCVRNIKDRTGLDLGSLRAALSGAEPVRVSTIRAFERHFGLENIIAPCYGLAEATLAVAIWPFGVPIKTDPSGRFVSVGRPCRGVEVAIVPPRDEDTATRELPRGTIGEICVKGPGVMRGYYNNPEGTAQVLSPGGWLRSGDLGFVDQEGDLYITGRLKDVIVLGGENVVPGDIEEIVDHLTGIRYSAVVGIDSERTGTQRLYVVAEVRGETSEGEALRQLTGDIVRSIHEERGHRPARVLLVQPGTIPKTSSGKIQRSRLAEMIDTGELRSRVVHPVD; from the coding sequence ATGGCCAGACGGGATCCACAGGCGGCGCCGACGCTCACCGAGATGCTGGAGCGACGGGTAGCCCTGAGCGGCGACCGGCCGTACTTTCACCTGTACGGCGAGACGGTCACCTACGAGCAGCTCTGGGCGCAGAGCGCGCGCTACGCCGCGTCGCTGGCCCGGGCCGGCGTCGGCAAGGGCGAGACCGTGTGCCTGGTCTACCCGACGTGCGCGGAGTTCTTCTACACCTTCGTGGGGGCCCTGCGGCTGGGCGCCGTCCCCGTGCCGCTGTACCCCACGCTGGGCGTGGAATCGACGGCGGCGATCCTCCGCGATTCCGACACCGTGGCGGTGACCACGATCGGCTGGTTCCGCAAGTCGGTCGACGCCAGCGTGACCGGGGCTCCCGGCGTGCGCGCCGTGCTCGAGCCCGCCGAGCTCGAGAGCGAGCCGCCGCTGACGCGGTTCCCCGAGGCGGACGCCGAGGACGTGGCGTTTTTGCAATACACGTCGGGCAGCACCGGGCAGCCCCGCGGCGTGGTGCTGACTCACCGCAACGTGGTGAGCACCTGCCACTTCATGGCCGAGGCCGCCGGGCTCACCCCCGCGGACCGCGTCGTCTCGTGGCTGCCCCTCTACCACGACATGGGGCTGATCGGCTGCTCGTTCACGCCGCCGCTCACGGCCACCCCGCTCTGGCTCCTGCCCCCCGACCTGCGCAATCCCCGTCAGTGGCTGGAGCTGATCACCGAGGTCCGGGCCACGTTCACCGTCTCGCCCGACTTCGGCTACCGCAACTGCGTGAGGAACATCAAGGACAGGACGGGGCTCGACCTCGGCAGCCTGCGCGCGGCGCTCTCGGGCGCCGAGCCCGTGCGCGTCTCCACCATCCGGGCCTTCGAGCGCCACTTCGGTCTCGAGAACATCATCGCGCCCTGCTACGGGCTTGCCGAAGCCACACTGGCTGTCGCCATCTGGCCGTTCGGCGTGCCCATCAAGACGGACCCGAGCGGGCGCTTTGTGTCGGTGGGGCGGCCCTGTCGGGGCGTGGAGGTCGCCATCGTCCCTCCGCGTGATGAAGACACCGCGACGAGGGAGCTTCCCAGGGGGACCATCGGCGAGATCTGCGTGAAAGGCCCGGGGGTGATGCGCGGGTACTACAACAACCCCGAAGGCACGGCGCAGGTGCTCTCCCCCGGCGGGTGGCTGCGCAGCGGCGACCTGGGCTTCGTCGATCAGGAGGGCGACCTCTACATCACCGGGCGTCTGAAAGATGTGATCGTCCTGGGCGGCGAGAATGTCGTCCCCGGCGACATCGAGGAGATCGTGGATCACCTCACCGGCATCCGCTACTCGGCCGTGGTGGGGATCGACAGCGAGCGTACCGGAACCCAGCGCCTCTACGTGGTGGCCGAGGTCCGGGGCGAGACGTCGGAGGGCGAGGCGTTGCGCCAGCTCACCGGCGACATCGTGCGGAGCATCCACGAGGAACGCGGCCACCGTCCGGCCCGCGTGCTCCTGGTTCAGCCGGGCACCATCCCGAAGACCTCCAGCGGAAAGATCCAGCGCTCCCGCCTGGCCGAGATGATCGACACCGGCGAGCTGCGAAGCCGCGTGGTGCACCCCGTCGACTGA
- a CDS encoding M28 family peptidase, which produces MSRPRRMRVLGALILLLPAVLTQAADAPSAPTAEWLGAQVHALAGPEMRGRRSGTEDGERAARYLAAALAGLGLRPAGDAGTFLQSFVLTTGTGLAGPGTNLLQADGGPPFVVGRDWAPHGGAPDTELTAEVVFAGHGVVAPGRDDYGGLDVRGRLVVVRGGSPDGLPSSRLDKLLSARARGAVGVLVVEEPLPSLAATGTRVDIPSASVTPAMAEALRARDPARLRLAVSLIRREQRAANVIGLLPGRHPELAAEAIVIGAHYDHLGEVDGAVHPGADDNASGTALVLGLARAFAAAGGASRTLVFAFFGGEELGLLGSRHYVGRPTVPLPRTAAMLNFDMVGRLRDDRLHVGGVDSGSTLRGLVQAALRGEGLEVVAEGSPWAPSDHQRFYAAGAPVLFFFTGRHADYHRPTDTPDKIETAGLARIARAASRLVSELAAGPRPRYVQLSGPARSGAGASGTAFFGIMFDGRAQGDGVPVGAVVPASAAARAGLAEGDVIVRFDDVPIAGFPDFQQAVRRRRPGDRFTVVYLRDGQPRVGSETLDARP; this is translated from the coding sequence GTGAGCCGTCCCCGGCGTATGCGTGTCCTGGGCGCTCTGATCCTCCTCCTTCCCGCCGTCCTGACGCAGGCCGCCGACGCGCCGTCGGCGCCGACGGCCGAGTGGCTGGGAGCGCAGGTCCACGCGCTGGCCGGACCCGAGATGCGGGGACGGCGCTCCGGGACCGAGGATGGTGAGCGGGCCGCCCGCTATCTGGCCGCCGCGCTGGCCGGTCTGGGGCTGCGGCCCGCCGGCGACGCCGGAACGTTTCTCCAGTCGTTCGTGCTGACGACGGGAACCGGGCTCGCTGGCCCGGGGACGAATCTGCTCCAGGCCGACGGCGGCCCGCCCTTCGTGGTCGGCCGCGACTGGGCGCCCCACGGCGGGGCGCCCGACACCGAGCTGACCGCGGAGGTCGTGTTCGCCGGTCACGGCGTGGTCGCTCCCGGACGCGACGATTACGGCGGTCTCGACGTCCGGGGTCGTCTCGTGGTCGTCCGGGGAGGCAGCCCCGACGGGCTGCCGTCGTCCCGGCTCGACAAGCTGCTCTCGGCGCGGGCCCGCGGGGCGGTGGGCGTTCTCGTCGTGGAAGAGCCGCTGCCCTCGCTGGCGGCGACGGGGACCCGGGTCGACATCCCGTCGGCGAGCGTGACGCCGGCCATGGCCGAGGCTCTACGGGCCCGTGACCCGGCGAGGCTACGGCTGGCGGTCTCGCTGATCCGCCGGGAGCAGCGCGCGGCGAACGTGATCGGCTTGCTGCCCGGTCGCCATCCCGAGCTCGCCGCCGAGGCGATCGTGATCGGCGCGCACTACGACCATCTGGGAGAGGTCGACGGGGCGGTCCACCCGGGAGCTGACGATAATGCCTCGGGCACGGCCCTCGTGCTGGGGTTGGCCCGCGCCTTCGCCGCCGCGGGCGGCGCGTCCCGGACCCTGGTGTTCGCCTTCTTCGGCGGCGAGGAGCTGGGATTGCTCGGGTCGCGACACTACGTCGGGCGGCCGACCGTGCCGCTGCCGCGCACGGCAGCCATGCTGAACTTCGACATGGTGGGACGGCTGCGCGATGACCGGCTGCACGTGGGCGGCGTCGACAGCGGCAGCACCCTGCGCGGGCTCGTGCAGGCCGCCCTGCGGGGGGAAGGACTGGAGGTGGTCGCCGAGGGCTCACCCTGGGCGCCCTCCGATCACCAGCGCTTCTACGCCGCCGGCGCGCCGGTGCTCTTCTTCTTCACGGGCCGCCACGCGGACTACCACCGTCCGACCGACACGCCGGATAAGATCGAGACGGCCGGTCTCGCCCGCATCGCGCGGGCGGCCTCGCGCCTGGTCTCCGAGCTGGCTGCGGGCCCGCGGCCCCGCTACGTGCAGCTCTCGGGGCCGGCCCGTTCCGGCGCCGGCGCCTCGGGCACCGCCTTCTTCGGCATCATGTTCGACGGCCGTGCGCAGGGCGACGGGGTCCCGGTGGGCGCCGTGGTGCCGGCCAGCGCGGCGGCCCGGGCCGGTCTCGCCGAAGGCGACGTGATCGTGCGCTTCGACGACGTCCCCATCGCCGGCTTCCCCGACTTCCAGCAGGCCGTGCGCCGCCGGCGTCCGGGCGACCGTTTCACCGTGGTGTACCTGAGGGATGGCCAGCCCCGGGTCGGCAGCGAGACCCTCGACGCCCGGCCATGA
- a CDS encoding PIG-L deacetylase family protein produces the protein MADKIERVMVITAHPDDAEFGAGGTIARLVKQGREVTYVIVTNGDKGSSDRTMTPERLARIREAEQRQAARVLGVERVELLGYEDGEVEDTRQLRLDVTRQIRKWRPGLVITQNPHRTMNLYASHRDHRITAGVVLDCVYPLARDHMSFPELMPEYEPHKVREVHVMQWENPQLVVDISETMDLKIKALACHQSQLPDFGSVEARVRERGAELGKPRGYAYAETFDRIVIPR, from the coding sequence ATGGCCGACAAGATCGAGCGTGTGATGGTGATCACCGCCCACCCCGACGACGCCGAGTTCGGCGCCGGCGGCACCATCGCCAGGCTGGTGAAGCAGGGGCGTGAGGTGACCTACGTCATCGTCACCAATGGCGACAAGGGCAGCAGCGACCGGACCATGACCCCGGAGCGCCTGGCCCGCATCCGGGAGGCCGAGCAGCGCCAGGCCGCCCGCGTCCTGGGCGTCGAGCGCGTGGAGCTCCTGGGCTACGAGGACGGCGAGGTGGAGGACACGCGCCAGCTCCGCCTGGACGTGACCCGTCAGATCCGCAAGTGGCGGCCGGGTCTGGTGATCACCCAGAATCCGCACCGGACGATGAACCTCTACGCCTCGCACCGTGACCATCGCATTACCGCCGGGGTCGTCCTGGACTGCGTGTACCCGCTGGCTCGTGATCACATGTCCTTCCCCGAGCTCATGCCGGAATACGAGCCGCACAAGGTCCGCGAGGTCCACGTCATGCAGTGGGAGAACCCGCAGCTCGTCGTGGATATCTCCGAGACCATGGATCTAAAAATCAAGGCGCTGGCCTGCCACCAGAGCCAGCTGCCCGACTTCGGCTCCGTCGAGGCGCGAGTGCGCGAGCGTGGCGCGGAGCTGGGCAAGCCCCGCGGGTACGCCTACGCAGAGACGTTTGATCGCATCGTGATCCCTCGCTGA
- the uvrA gene encoding excinuclease ABC subunit UvrA has product MASDRIVIRGAREHNLKNIDLEIPRDQLVVVTGLSGSGKSTLAFDTIYAEGQRRYVESLSAYARQFLEQMEKPEVDSIEGLSPAISIEQKTTSRNPRSTVGTVTEIYDYLRVLFARIGVPHCPQCGRVISAQTVQQMVDRVLAMPAGTRLLVLAPVVRGRKGEYKKLFFDLRRQGFTRVRVNGQVRGLDEEIDLDKKRKHTIEVIVDRLVVRDTLGSRLADSLETALRLADGVVIIEPVETPTGVASHANGEGLRGGVSPPPKLKSASGATAGFAPLVFSERLACAECGVSLPEVSPRMFSFNSPFGACDKCAGLGTRWEIDPDRLVPDPKRSLRQGALAPWANRESPHFKQTLQVLARRYHFSLDTPWQALKRGVRDVILHGDRDTGFEGVVAMLERRYRETDADDARQDIAVFMAERSCPGCNGSRLRRESLGIKIAGRSIADVVRLTIKAAAAFFAGLSLTPREALIGRRVLKEIRERLGFLQDVGLDYLTLDRSAGTLAGGEGQRIRLATQIGSSLVGVLYILDEPSIGLHQRDNRRLLDTLKRLRDLGNTVLVVEHDEETIRSADYVIDLGPGAGEHGGHVVAAGTPDEIVANPGSLTGRYLSGALQIAVPAQRRKGSGAFLTIHNPREHNLKGGAMRIPLGTFTCVTGVSGSGKSTLVNDILYRALAQMLHRAQERPGAHDRIEGAQHLDKVVDIDQSPIGRTPRSNPATYTGVFTFIRALFARTPEARMRGYAPGRFSFNVKGGRCEACQGDGLVKIEMHFLPDVYVTCDVCKGRRYNRETLDVRYKGRSVADVLDMTVREALEFFEPVPVIRAKLVTLNDVGLDYIRLGQSATTLSGGEAQRVKLATELSRRATGRTLYILDEPTTGLHFADIEKLLDVLNRLVDQGNTVVIIEHNLDVIKTADWIIDLGPEGGEDGGWLVATGTPEAVAGGSDRSHTGQFLKKVLRAEASPAQS; this is encoded by the coding sequence ATGGCCAGCGACCGCATCGTCATTCGCGGCGCCCGCGAGCACAATCTCAAGAACATCGATCTCGAAATCCCTCGCGACCAGCTCGTGGTCGTCACCGGGCTGAGCGGCTCCGGCAAGTCCACGCTGGCCTTCGACACCATCTACGCCGAGGGCCAGCGGCGCTACGTGGAATCACTCTCGGCATATGCGCGGCAGTTCCTCGAGCAGATGGAGAAGCCGGAGGTCGACTCCATCGAGGGCCTGTCCCCGGCCATCTCCATCGAGCAGAAGACCACCTCGCGCAACCCGCGGTCCACGGTGGGGACGGTCACCGAGATCTACGATTACCTGAGAGTGCTGTTCGCCCGCATCGGCGTCCCGCACTGCCCGCAGTGCGGCCGCGTCATCTCCGCGCAGACCGTCCAGCAGATGGTCGACCGGGTCCTGGCCATGCCCGCGGGGACGCGTCTGCTCGTCCTGGCCCCGGTCGTGCGGGGCCGCAAGGGCGAGTACAAGAAGCTCTTCTTCGATCTGCGCCGGCAAGGCTTCACGCGCGTGCGCGTCAACGGCCAGGTGCGCGGGCTCGACGAGGAGATTGACCTGGACAAGAAGCGCAAGCACACGATCGAGGTGATCGTCGACCGCCTCGTCGTGCGGGACACCCTCGGCTCCCGCCTGGCCGACTCCCTGGAAACCGCCCTCCGCCTCGCCGACGGAGTAGTAATAATCGAGCCTGTTGAAACTCCAACCGGTGTCGCATCTCACGCAAACGGGGAGGGTTTGAGAGGGGGCGTCTCGCCCCCTCCCAAGCTAAAGTCAGCCTCGGGAGCTACCGCCGGGTTCGCCCCCCTCGTGTTCTCCGAACGGCTGGCCTGCGCCGAGTGCGGCGTGTCCCTGCCCGAAGTGTCGCCGCGGATGTTCTCGTTCAACAGCCCCTTCGGGGCCTGCGACAAGTGCGCCGGGCTGGGAACCCGGTGGGAGATCGATCCCGACCGGCTGGTGCCCGACCCGAAACGCTCGCTCCGGCAGGGCGCGCTGGCGCCGTGGGCGAACCGGGAGTCGCCGCACTTCAAGCAGACGCTCCAGGTGCTGGCCAGGCGGTATCACTTTTCCCTGGACACGCCCTGGCAGGCGCTCAAGCGCGGAGTTCGGGACGTCATCCTCCACGGCGATCGGGATACGGGGTTCGAGGGTGTGGTGGCGATGCTGGAGCGCCGGTACCGCGAGACCGACGCCGACGACGCCCGTCAGGACATCGCCGTGTTCATGGCCGAGCGCTCGTGCCCGGGGTGCAACGGCAGCCGCCTGCGGCGGGAGTCGCTCGGCATCAAGATCGCGGGACGGTCCATCGCCGACGTGGTCCGGCTCACCATCAAGGCGGCCGCCGCCTTCTTCGCCGGGCTGTCCCTCACGCCGCGCGAGGCCCTCATCGGCCGCCGGGTGCTGAAGGAGATCCGCGAGCGCCTCGGCTTCCTCCAGGATGTCGGCCTCGACTACCTCACGCTGGACCGGTCGGCGGGCACACTGGCCGGCGGGGAAGGCCAGCGGATCCGTCTGGCCACCCAGATCGGCTCCAGCCTGGTGGGCGTGCTCTACATCCTCGACGAGCCCTCGATCGGGCTGCACCAGCGCGACAACCGGCGGCTGCTCGACACCCTCAAGCGCCTGCGCGATCTGGGCAACACGGTGCTGGTGGTCGAGCACGACGAGGAGACGATCCGCTCCGCCGACTACGTGATTGATCTCGGGCCGGGGGCCGGCGAGCACGGCGGCCACGTGGTCGCTGCCGGCACGCCGGACGAGATCGTGGCCAACCCGGGCTCGCTCACCGGCCGGTATCTGTCGGGGGCGCTGCAGATCGCCGTGCCCGCCCAGCGCCGCAAGGGCAGCGGGGCCTTCCTGACCATCCACAACCCGCGCGAGCACAATCTCAAGGGCGGAGCCATGCGGATCCCGCTCGGCACCTTCACCTGCGTGACCGGGGTATCGGGTTCGGGCAAATCCACGCTGGTCAACGACATCCTCTACCGGGCGCTGGCCCAGATGCTCCACCGGGCCCAGGAGCGGCCGGGCGCCCACGACCGGATCGAGGGGGCCCAGCACCTCGACAAGGTGGTCGACATCGACCAGTCACCCATCGGGCGGACGCCGCGCTCGAACCCGGCCACGTACACCGGGGTCTTCACGTTCATCCGAGCGCTCTTCGCCCGCACGCCCGAGGCCCGCATGCGGGGCTACGCCCCCGGCCGCTTCTCGTTCAACGTCAAAGGCGGCCGCTGCGAGGCCTGTCAGGGCGACGGCCTGGTCAAGATCGAGATGCACTTCCTGCCCGACGTCTACGTGACGTGCGACGTGTGCAAGGGCCGGCGCTACAACCGCGAGACGCTGGACGTCCGCTACAAGGGCCGATCGGTGGCGGACGTGCTCGACATGACCGTCCGGGAGGCCCTGGAGTTCTTCGAGCCGGTGCCCGTGATCCGCGCCAAGCTCGTGACCCTGAACGACGTGGGCCTGGACTACATCCGGCTGGGCCAGTCGGCCACCACGCTCTCCGGCGGCGAGGCTCAGCGGGTCAAGCTGGCCACCGAGCTCAGCCGCCGGGCGACGGGCCGCACGCTGTACATCCTGGACGAGCCGACCACCGGCCTGCACTTCGCCGACATCGAGAAGCTCCTGGACGTGCTCAACCGCCTGGTCGACCAGGGCAACACCGTGGTGATCATCGAGCACAACCTGGACGTCATCAAGACCGCCGACTGGATCATCGACCTGGGCCCCGAAGGTGGCGAGGACGGCGGCTGGCTGGTGGCCACCGGCACCCCGGAGGCCGTCGCCGGAGGCTCCGACCGCTCGCACACCGGCCAGTTCCTGAAGAAAGTCCTTCGAGCAGAGGCCTCGCCGGCGCAATCCTAG
- the pyk gene encoding pyruvate kinase — MRRTKIVCTIGPACSSFEQLEKLVAAGMDVARLNFSHGTHAEHAEVIRQIRAGEERWGRPTAILQDLQGPKIRLGTFGPAGGGRVDLETGQLFTLAMKPVVGTAEQASVFPSAYLTQVRPGDEILLDDGSIQLRVEAVTPDGVRCRVVAGGRLSDHKGLSLPHVPLPASCLTDKDKEDLRFGIRHGIDFVAVSFVRSAADISEVRKFLHDHGADVPIVAKLERQEVIANLPGILTMVDAVMVARGDLGLDVPLEEVPHIQKEVIRQARAAKVPVIVATQMLESMVTHLRPTRAEVSDVSTAIFDGADAIMLSAETATGRYPIEATQVMARIAERAELAALRMAAPRAHREGVGFPEAISDAAAMAAHVLGARAIVAFTQSGFSARLISQERPRVPIIALTPFVEVQRRLALSWGVSSRLIRKVETTDEMIEEVEATLLGDGSVRVNDVIVIISGSPMWVTGTTNLLKLHRIGERR; from the coding sequence GTGCGTCGAACCAAGATCGTGTGCACCATCGGGCCGGCTTGCTCCAGCTTCGAGCAGCTGGAAAAGCTGGTCGCCGCCGGCATGGACGTGGCCCGCCTCAATTTCTCTCACGGCACCCACGCCGAGCACGCCGAGGTCATCAGGCAGATCAGGGCCGGCGAGGAGCGCTGGGGCCGGCCGACGGCGATCTTGCAGGATCTGCAGGGCCCCAAGATCCGCCTCGGGACGTTCGGCCCGGCGGGCGGCGGCCGGGTGGATCTGGAGACCGGGCAGCTGTTCACGCTCGCCATGAAGCCGGTGGTGGGAACGGCGGAGCAGGCCTCCGTCTTTCCATCCGCGTACCTGACCCAGGTGCGTCCCGGCGACGAGATCCTCCTGGACGACGGCTCCATCCAGCTGCGCGTGGAGGCGGTGACGCCCGACGGGGTGCGTTGCCGGGTGGTGGCGGGCGGCCGTCTCAGCGACCACAAGGGCTTGTCGCTGCCTCACGTGCCGCTGCCCGCCTCCTGCCTGACCGACAAGGACAAGGAGGATCTGCGCTTCGGCATCCGCCACGGCATCGACTTCGTGGCCGTCTCGTTCGTGCGCTCGGCCGCCGACATCAGCGAGGTCCGCAAGTTCCTCCACGATCACGGCGCCGACGTCCCCATCGTGGCCAAGCTCGAGCGCCAGGAGGTCATCGCCAACCTGCCCGGTATCCTGACCATGGTGGACGCGGTGATGGTGGCGCGCGGCGACCTCGGGCTGGACGTGCCGCTGGAAGAGGTGCCGCACATCCAGAAGGAGGTCATCCGGCAAGCGCGGGCGGCCAAGGTGCCCGTCATCGTGGCCACCCAGATGCTGGAGTCGATGGTGACCCACCTCCGACCGACCCGGGCCGAGGTCTCCGACGTGTCGACGGCCATCTTCGACGGGGCCGACGCCATCATGCTCTCGGCGGAGACGGCGACGGGGCGCTATCCGATCGAGGCCACGCAGGTGATGGCCCGCATCGCCGAGCGCGCCGAGCTGGCCGCGCTCCGGATGGCGGCGCCGCGGGCGCACCGCGAGGGGGTGGGCTTCCCCGAGGCGATCTCCGACGCGGCGGCGATGGCCGCCCACGTCCTGGGCGCGCGGGCGATCGTGGCGTTCACCCAGTCGGGCTTCTCGGCGCGCCTGATCTCCCAGGAACGGCCACGCGTTCCCATCATCGCGCTGACCCCCTTCGTGGAGGTGCAACGGCGGCTGGCCCTGTCCTGGGGGGTGTCGTCGCGGCTCATCCGCAAGGTCGAGACCACGGACGAGATGATCGAGGAGGTGGAGGCCACGCTTCTCGGCGACGGCTCCGTCCGCGTCAACGACGTCATCGTGATCATCTCCGGATCGCCGATGTGGGTCACGGGGACGACCAACCTCCTCAAGCTGCACCGGATCGGCGAACGACGCTGA